In a single window of the Nicotiana tomentosiformis chromosome 10, ASM39032v3, whole genome shotgun sequence genome:
- the LOC138900375 gene encoding uncharacterized protein, producing the protein MLNDANEERQSDPEVIAKLFVDLFRDLLGKRETLREAALKSILSNGLILTSEIQFNLLKLFEEKDVKTAFSKLTTTRALGQMGKDITITILKFLRTTKVLKQLNATNIALIPKVSVPDYANQLWPIAYRNVLYKVISKMICNIIKSVIQHIVADNQSAFVQGRSMLHYVLICHDILRHYNRRTSPRYLMKIDLKKAYDMFTMNVNGSSYGYFEGKRGLSQRDLLSPMQFVLVMEYLSRTLKA; encoded by the exons ATGCTAAATGATGCAAATGAAGAGCGCCAGTCCGATCCAGAAGTTATTGCTAAACTATTTGTAGACCTTTTTCGGGACCTACTGGGCAAGAGAGAAACTTTAAGAGAAGCAGCACTAAAGAGTATTCTAAGCAATGGGTTAATACTGACTTCTGAGATTCAGTTCAACTTGCTCAAGCTTTTTGAGGAAAAGGATGTCAAAACAGCTTTTTCCAAATTGACAACAACAAGAGCCCTAGGCCAGATGG gaaaagatatcacaattaCAATATTGAAATTCTTAAGGACTACCAAAGTGTTAAAGCAACTGAATGCTACAAACATTGCTTTAATTCCAAAAGTAAGTGTACCTGATTATGCTAACCAATTATGGCCAATTGCTTATCGTAATGTGCTGTACAAAGTCATTTCCAAGATGATATGCAACATAATAAAGAGTGTTATACAACACATAGTAGCAGATAATCAGTCTGCCTTCGTACAAGGAAGATCCATGCTGCACTACGTCCTTATTTGTCATGATATATTGAGGCATTACAATAGGAGAACCTCCCCAAGATACTTGATGAAAATAGACCTAAAGAAGGCTTATGATATg TTTACAATGAATGTTAATGGATCAAGTTATGGTTACTTTGAAGGTAAACGGGGACTAAGTCAAAGAGATCTCTTATCTCCCATGCAGTTTGTCCTAGTCATGGAATACTTGTCTAGAACCTTAAAAGCATGA